Proteins found in one Aneurinibacillus uraniidurans genomic segment:
- a CDS encoding aminotransferase class I/II-fold pyridoxal phosphate-dependent enzyme, which produces MFSEERTGQFLSSRVRDIRPSGIRAFFDLNAAGGDTIALGVGEPDFVTPEKVREACIQALHEGQTKYTSNAGLMELREEISAYFSGSFALSYDPEQEIIVTVGSSEAVDLALRAVIDPGDEVLIPAPSYIAYEPITQLHGGKIVEVAATVEEQFKLTPQALQAAITPRSKALMINYPCNPTGTVMTEQDWLPIVELIIKHNLVVISDEVYAELTYGRKHVSIASLPGMKERTIVISGFSKAFAMTGWRVGYACGPRELIAGMLKIHQYTAMCAPTIAQIAALESLRHGLAAKDEMMASYNERRKLFVAGLNAIGLACHEPEGAFYAFPSITSTGMSSEQFALRLLEEAKVAVVPGHVFGSGGEGFIRCSYATSLVDLEKALERMGRFMQAMQPI; this is translated from the coding sequence ATGTTTAGTGAAGAGAGAACAGGGCAGTTTTTATCCTCGCGTGTACGGGATATTCGACCATCGGGAATTCGCGCTTTTTTTGATCTAAATGCAGCAGGCGGAGATACAATCGCCCTTGGAGTCGGAGAACCAGATTTCGTTACACCGGAAAAGGTACGTGAAGCTTGCATTCAGGCATTGCATGAAGGGCAGACGAAATATACTTCGAATGCCGGCTTGATGGAGCTGCGAGAGGAGATCTCTGCTTATTTTTCCGGTAGCTTCGCGCTTTCCTATGACCCCGAGCAGGAAATTATTGTGACGGTGGGGAGCAGTGAAGCCGTCGACCTGGCACTGCGGGCAGTGATCGATCCGGGTGACGAGGTGCTGATTCCGGCGCCAAGCTATATTGCCTACGAACCAATTACCCAGCTGCATGGCGGTAAAATTGTGGAGGTGGCGGCTACGGTAGAGGAGCAGTTCAAGCTGACCCCGCAAGCACTGCAAGCGGCAATTACGCCCCGTTCAAAGGCTTTAATGATCAATTATCCGTGTAATCCGACCGGAACAGTTATGACGGAGCAGGATTGGCTGCCGATTGTAGAGCTCATTATCAAACATAATCTGGTCGTTATTTCAGATGAAGTGTATGCCGAGCTGACTTACGGGAGAAAGCATGTCAGCATCGCCTCCTTGCCAGGCATGAAGGAGCGTACGATTGTTATTAGCGGTTTTTCCAAAGCTTTTGCGATGACAGGCTGGCGGGTAGGCTATGCGTGCGGTCCGCGTGAGCTGATTGCCGGCATGCTGAAAATCCACCAGTACACGGCGATGTGTGCTCCCACCATTGCACAGATTGCTGCGCTCGAATCATTGCGTCATGGCTTGGCTGCCAAGGACGAGATGATGGCGAGCTACAATGAACGCCGCAAGCTGTTTGTGGCCGGCTTGAATGCAATCGGGTTGGCCTGTCACGAGCCTGAGGGGGCCTTCTATGCCTTTCCTTCCATTACTTCTACTGGAATGTCATCTGAGCAGTTTGCTCTTCGGCTGCTGGAGGAAGCGAAGGTGGCGGTCGTACCGGGACATGTATTCGGATCAGGCGGAGAAGGCTTTATTCGCTGCTCATATGCAACCTCGCTCGTCGATTTGGAGAAGGCGCTGGAACGGATGGGAAGGTTTATGCAGGCGATGCAGCCGATTTGA
- a CDS encoding PLP-dependent aminotransferase family protein, whose product MFQDFKLVGDRPVAIQVKEYVKRLIIKGALQTDQKLPSTREMSGLLKVSRNTVIAAYEGLEDDGFTYAIPGKGSYVAAMVGQSAVDNGGADGSAWQIDWKTRMNEYAVSAVELDMMKQGIRAPKGTISFTSIAPDEQLFDLGNVRRAFMDRMAIEGQVLLNYGYAKGYKPLIDYLMHYMENKGVDISGKDMLITGGFTEGFDIVLSALRPSARRGAAICENPTHHTAIKNLKLQGFEITGIPMERDGIDVERLEAVLQTNSFDLAYLTPSYHNPTGIVMSPAKRSAVMKLMMRYQIPVIEDGFNEELRYSGSHIAPLIATAGQGNGVIYIGSFSKVLFPGLRVGWVLGDRALIDTLESIKRARTIHTSTIDQSILYQYLLNGNFDKYVKKARTEYKRKYELTKACCEAHLPEAQLSGDGGLHLFLTFPTGVHTRQLLEACTEQGVIFTPGDKFFIQEGEGTNTLRLGFSRVTDENIERGIQIIGKQARSFLKA is encoded by the coding sequence ATGTTCCAGGATTTCAAACTCGTCGGTGACCGTCCAGTTGCGATACAAGTGAAAGAATACGTCAAACGTTTAATTATAAAAGGGGCGCTTCAGACGGATCAGAAGCTGCCCTCCACACGAGAAATGAGCGGTCTGCTTAAGGTGAGCCGCAATACAGTCATTGCCGCCTATGAAGGCCTAGAGGATGACGGATTTACGTATGCGATTCCCGGCAAGGGCAGCTATGTGGCCGCCATGGTGGGCCAGTCGGCTGTAGATAACGGAGGAGCTGACGGCTCTGCCTGGCAGATCGACTGGAAGACAAGAATGAACGAGTATGCTGTATCGGCTGTAGAGTTGGATATGATGAAGCAAGGTATTCGTGCTCCAAAAGGAACCATCTCGTTCACAAGCATCGCTCCGGATGAGCAGCTATTTGATCTGGGGAATGTAAGGCGAGCCTTTATGGACCGGATGGCAATCGAGGGGCAGGTGCTGCTCAACTATGGCTATGCCAAAGGCTACAAGCCGCTGATCGATTACTTGATGCATTATATGGAGAACAAGGGCGTCGATATAAGCGGCAAGGATATGTTGATTACAGGCGGGTTTACAGAAGGCTTTGACATTGTGCTGTCGGCATTGCGCCCTTCTGCACGCCGCGGAGCAGCCATTTGTGAAAATCCGACCCATCATACAGCGATCAAAAATTTGAAGCTGCAAGGGTTTGAGATTACCGGCATTCCGATGGAGCGTGACGGTATTGATGTGGAGCGGCTAGAGGCGGTACTGCAGACTAATAGCTTCGATCTGGCCTATTTGACTCCTTCCTATCACAATCCGACAGGCATCGTCATGTCGCCGGCAAAGCGCAGTGCCGTTATGAAATTAATGATGCGCTATCAAATTCCGGTGATCGAGGATGGATTCAATGAGGAGCTGCGCTACTCGGGATCGCATATTGCGCCCTTAATAGCGACAGCAGGGCAAGGGAACGGAGTCATCTATATTGGCAGTTTCTCCAAGGTGCTGTTCCCTGGCTTGCGAGTAGGCTGGGTGCTTGGAGACCGAGCACTGATCGACACTCTGGAAAGCATTAAGCGGGCACGCACCATTCATACATCAACAATCGATCAATCGATTTTATATCAATATTTGCTTAACGGAAATTTCGATAAATATGTAAAAAAAGCACGTACAGAGTATAAGCGCAAATATGAGCTGACAAAGGCATGCTGTGAAGCACATCTTCCAGAGGCGCAGCTGTCTGGTGACGGGGGCTTGCATTTGTTCCTCACCTTCCCGACAGGCGTACATACACGCCAGCTGCTAGAAGCTTGCACAGAACAGGGCGTTATTTTTACACCGGGAGACAAGTTTTTTATTCAAGAAGGCGAAGGGACGAATACATTGCGGCTTGGTTTTTCACGAGTAACGGACGAAAATATCGAACGGGGTATTCAAATAATCGGCAAACAGGCGCGCAGCTTTCTTAAGGCATAA
- a CDS encoding DHA2 family efflux MFS transporter permease subunit — MKVQNETTQNGGTFGSRGNFLLVMIMILGVFVAILNETLLNVALPKIMNDFRIAPSTAQWLTTGYLLVIGVLIPVTAYLIQRFTTRGLFLGAMGSFMVGTFVAAIAPGIEVLLIGRLLQAAGTGLLFPLLTNVVFSIVPIEKRGSAMGTIGIVITFAPAIGPTLSGIIVEHFSWRVLFYGVLPIALFVIILAYVMLKNVTETTNPKIDPISLLLSTLGFGGIVYGFSSSGAGHGGWSSNEVLVPIAIGVVSLALFTWRQLTISQPLLDLRTFKYNIFRMSTLIMMIVMMAMFSAMMLLPIFLQNALGYSPLKAGLIMLPGGIVMGIMSPITGRLFDKFGAKWLALIGLGLIANTLWQFAFITLSTSYSTIMIFNTLLMLGISMVMMPIMTNALNELPPPLYPHGTAIISTLQQVAGAVGTALLVSIMTNSSTRFMEKTVIKEDESTLQILAMIAGMKSAFLLAFGLVAIAWIVSLFIKRSVPQEKKLKIKQGATN; from the coding sequence TTGAAAGTTCAAAATGAAACAACTCAAAACGGAGGGACATTCGGGAGCAGAGGCAACTTTTTGTTGGTCATGATTATGATTCTAGGTGTGTTTGTAGCCATTTTGAATGAAACACTACTTAACGTAGCATTGCCGAAAATTATGAATGACTTCAGAATCGCGCCGAGTACCGCGCAATGGTTGACAACTGGATATCTACTAGTTATTGGTGTGCTTATACCGGTCACCGCTTATTTAATTCAGCGGTTCACGACAAGAGGCTTGTTCCTTGGAGCTATGGGCTCGTTTATGGTGGGGACATTTGTAGCGGCTATCGCACCAGGGATCGAAGTACTTTTGATCGGAAGGCTGCTTCAAGCGGCGGGTACTGGGTTGCTCTTTCCTTTATTAACTAATGTGGTATTCTCCATCGTTCCTATTGAAAAAAGGGGTTCGGCAATGGGGACAATTGGAATTGTTATTACTTTCGCTCCAGCGATTGGCCCCACTCTATCAGGGATCATTGTAGAGCATTTCAGTTGGAGGGTTCTCTTTTACGGCGTTCTGCCGATCGCACTGTTTGTTATTATATTGGCATATGTGATGCTCAAAAACGTGACGGAGACGACTAACCCGAAGATTGATCCGATATCGCTTCTACTTTCAACCTTAGGCTTTGGAGGGATTGTGTATGGATTCAGCAGTTCTGGTGCAGGACATGGGGGTTGGTCGAGCAATGAAGTCCTAGTTCCAATTGCAATCGGCGTTGTTTCTTTAGCCCTGTTTACTTGGAGGCAATTGACGATTTCACAACCGTTGCTAGATTTAAGAACATTTAAATACAACATTTTTAGGATGTCGACGCTGATTATGATGATTGTCATGATGGCGATGTTTTCAGCGATGATGTTGTTGCCGATTTTTCTCCAGAATGCGTTAGGTTACAGTCCGTTGAAGGCAGGTTTGATCATGTTGCCAGGTGGTATTGTCATGGGGATCATGTCACCAATTACAGGCCGATTATTTGATAAATTTGGTGCCAAGTGGCTTGCGCTTATCGGATTGGGATTGATCGCAAATACGCTGTGGCAATTTGCCTTTATCACATTGTCAACATCCTACAGCACGATTATGATTTTCAATACGCTATTAATGTTGGGGATTTCAATGGTCATGATGCCGATCATGACCAACGCTTTGAACGAATTGCCACCTCCATTATATCCGCACGGTACGGCTATTATCAGTACTCTCCAGCAGGTGGCTGGTGCTGTCGGGACAGCATTACTTGTATCAATCATGACCAATAGTTCTACTCGTTTTATGGAAAAAACGGTGATCAAGGAAGATGAGTCTACATTACAAATCCTAGCGATGATTGCTGGAATGAAAAGCGCGTTCTTACTTGCATTCGGACTAGTAGCCATCGCATGGATCGTTTCATTATTTATAAAACGGTCCGTTCCACAAGAAAAGAAATTGAAAATAAAGCAGGGTGCTACGAACTGA
- a CDS encoding TauD/TfdA family dioxygenase → MMGIILKEKIQGSATWKGKELLQDGSWIYYWSKEAIASLENALHHVQQKGLRAPDFTKEDFSIPDLTDEIAYFVDELENGRGFLLLRGLPIERYTDEQVSIIYYGLGLHIGIPVTQNAKGDLLGHVKNIGAKDTKTVRVYETNEYLPYHTDLSDVVGLLSLRKAKSGGLSSLASAMTLYNEILEKYPEYLGILYRPALMDNLGDGGPDFTPTFSYHAGKLSSRYMRRYVELAHETAGTPLSKVEIEAFDIVDSILHDEDNRLDVMLEPGDIQFANNYTVWHSRTQFEDYEEPELRRHLLRLWLKMPNARELAPDFPGRNGIPKREETASGIKA, encoded by the coding sequence ATGATGGGAATTATTTTAAAGGAAAAAATTCAAGGATCAGCAACGTGGAAAGGAAAAGAACTACTACAGGATGGTTCCTGGATTTATTATTGGTCTAAAGAAGCGATTGCATCTCTTGAAAATGCTTTACATCATGTACAACAAAAGGGGTTACGGGCACCAGATTTTACCAAGGAGGACTTTTCAATTCCTGACCTTACTGATGAAATTGCTTACTTTGTTGATGAATTAGAGAATGGGAGGGGGTTTCTATTACTTCGTGGATTGCCGATCGAACGATATACGGATGAACAAGTAAGCATCATTTACTATGGTCTTGGGCTTCACATCGGCATTCCGGTCACGCAAAACGCAAAAGGAGACCTTTTAGGACATGTGAAGAACATAGGGGCGAAGGATACGAAAACTGTCCGTGTTTACGAAACGAATGAGTACCTTCCCTATCACACCGATTTATCTGATGTGGTCGGATTACTGTCTCTTCGTAAAGCAAAATCAGGTGGTTTAAGTAGCCTGGCAAGTGCTATGACTCTTTATAATGAAATTTTGGAAAAATATCCAGAGTATCTTGGAATTCTCTACCGCCCAGCCCTGATGGATAATCTTGGTGATGGCGGGCCAGACTTTACCCCGACCTTTAGTTATCACGCTGGTAAATTAAGTTCTCGATATATGCGACGTTATGTCGAATTGGCACATGAGACAGCGGGGACCCCGTTGTCCAAGGTGGAAATAGAAGCTTTTGACATCGTTGATTCCATTCTTCATGATGAGGATAATCGTCTAGATGTGATGCTTGAACCAGGCGATATCCAATTCGCTAATAATTATACGGTTTGGCATTCCCGTACTCAATTTGAAGATTATGAAGAACCGGAGCTAAGACGTCATTTGCTAAGATTGTGGCTCAAGATGCCCAATGCTCGAGAACTGGCTCCGGATTTTCCAGGACGCAATGGGATTCCGAAACGCGAAGAAACAGCCAGCGGTATAAAAGCCTAA
- a CDS encoding amidase: MKLYTLSAIELAKGIRNGEFTSLEVVNSFIERIESKNKDINAIAVPLFEKARVEAKKRDEMAARGEFLGSLHGVPVTVKESIHVAGTPSTWGIEGKDDLLKEDDPSVERLKNAGAIILAKTNAMQLLMGCETFNPVYGRTNNPWNLQRTPGGSSGGEGAAVASMFSALGIGTDIGGSIRTPAHFCGVHGLKPTPGVVPQHPPKRITHIRREAGAMSSIGPIARTVDDLKLAFEVLAGKEMSLQTIEGLKIGVWTTDHILCPSRSITRAIEEAAGVLSERGAKLVAYEFPLIKESMQNFYGMICADGGKGIEETIGVSKQEYPIQKLLSAQRLGKVKRKLVVSVLTLLRQQTIGSVVLPFTGAKTEEEYQKLLLNREQYRDLVLNDMREKGLDAVICPVFPTPALFHNGSKNLSYEGAYNSLINYLGFPSGAFSYSFVKSGEEVLERNKNDIVQKAAMDAEKGSLGLPVAVQIVSIPHQENIVLSIMAQLEESSRERSDYPPKKCSFLFK; the protein is encoded by the coding sequence ATGAAATTATACACATTGTCGGCAATTGAACTTGCAAAGGGTATTCGAAATGGAGAATTTACTTCATTGGAAGTGGTCAATTCATTTATTGAAAGAATTGAAAGTAAGAATAAGGATATCAATGCTATCGCGGTTCCGCTGTTCGAAAAAGCGCGCGTTGAAGCAAAGAAACGTGACGAGATGGCGGCAAGAGGAGAATTTTTAGGATCGCTTCACGGCGTTCCTGTCACAGTGAAAGAAAGCATTCATGTGGCGGGAACACCGTCTACTTGGGGGATAGAAGGTAAGGATGATTTGCTTAAAGAAGATGATCCTTCTGTAGAAAGATTAAAAAATGCTGGTGCTATCATTCTCGCTAAGACCAACGCCATGCAGCTATTAATGGGGTGTGAAACCTTTAATCCGGTATACGGGAGAACAAATAATCCATGGAATCTTCAACGAACACCTGGAGGAAGTTCTGGAGGAGAAGGGGCTGCTGTCGCTTCTATGTTTTCGGCGCTTGGCATAGGTACGGACATTGGTGGAAGTATTCGAACGCCAGCCCATTTTTGCGGAGTCCATGGACTAAAGCCTACTCCAGGAGTAGTACCGCAGCACCCGCCGAAACGTATCACCCATATTAGAAGAGAAGCAGGGGCGATGTCTTCAATTGGACCTATAGCCAGAACTGTAGACGATTTAAAATTGGCATTCGAGGTTTTAGCGGGCAAAGAAATGAGCCTTCAAACTATCGAAGGTTTGAAAATCGGCGTTTGGACAACTGATCACATCCTTTGTCCCTCGCGTTCTATCACAAGAGCGATAGAAGAAGCTGCTGGAGTATTATCAGAGCGTGGCGCAAAATTGGTTGCTTATGAATTTCCGCTAATTAAAGAAAGCATGCAAAATTTTTACGGGATGATCTGTGCAGACGGAGGTAAGGGCATCGAGGAAACGATCGGAGTATCAAAACAGGAATATCCAATACAAAAATTACTCAGTGCTCAAAGGTTGGGAAAGGTTAAGAGAAAACTGGTGGTCTCCGTTCTTACATTATTAAGACAACAAACGATCGGATCGGTTGTCCTTCCATTTACGGGTGCCAAAACAGAAGAAGAATATCAGAAGCTTTTATTAAATCGAGAGCAATATCGGGACTTGGTTTTAAACGACATGCGGGAAAAAGGTTTGGATGCCGTTATTTGTCCTGTTTTTCCAACGCCTGCGTTATTTCATAATGGTTCTAAAAATCTTTCGTACGAGGGAGCGTACAATTCTCTCATCAATTATTTAGGTTTTCCTTCAGGCGCTTTTTCGTACAGTTTTGTTAAAAGTGGGGAAGAAGTTCTTGAACGAAACAAAAATGACATCGTTCAAAAGGCGGCGATGGATGCGGAAAAAGGCTCGCTAGGTCTTCCTGTCGCGGTGCAAATTGTGTCGATACCTCATCAAGAAAACATTGTTTTATCCATTATGGCTCAATTAGAAGAAAGCTCAAGAGAAAGAAGCGACTATCCTCCAAAAAAATGCTCTTTTTTGTTCAAATAA
- a CDS encoding DUF418 domain-containing protein, translating to MNQPTQTQRITALDYARAWAIFGMIIVNYKLAMQAQSGGAEWLQVIAGLFEGRASALFVVLAGIGVSLMTAKARSSMERDALRKSRNSLHRRAVFLFLAGLMLLLFGWNADILHYYAVFMLVASVLLTVADRLLIVLFGAVLILSQLFLLLFDYSKGWNATFHEYSGFWTIAGFVRNLLFNGFHPIFPWLCFFLIGLWIGRKQWLNRENRMTLLLFGAIGTTVFETISYALIRGTSSILDKEATHYLFGTKPMPPGMLYVLSSICSALFVIALSLYIVDKWEKSSLTKAIIHTGQLSLSHYIGHIIIGLGILEAVNYLENGQISFALAYSCCFFVLAIIFSHIWRKWLKRGPVETIMRKYC from the coding sequence GTGAATCAACCGACACAAACGCAACGTATCACGGCTCTTGACTACGCGAGAGCATGGGCAATCTTCGGCATGATTATTGTGAACTACAAGTTGGCAATGCAAGCGCAAAGCGGCGGCGCTGAATGGCTGCAAGTGATCGCCGGCCTGTTCGAAGGGAGAGCGTCCGCCTTGTTCGTGGTGCTGGCCGGTATCGGCGTATCGCTCATGACCGCCAAAGCGAGAAGCTCGATGGAACGGGATGCGCTACGGAAAAGTCGGAACAGCTTGCACCGAAGAGCGGTATTTCTATTCTTGGCTGGGCTCATGCTGCTGCTATTCGGCTGGAATGCGGATATTTTGCATTATTACGCCGTGTTTATGCTCGTTGCGTCCGTATTGCTTACTGTTGCGGATCGGTTGCTCATCGTTTTGTTCGGAGCTGTGCTGATTTTGTCGCAGCTGTTTCTGCTCTTGTTCGACTACAGCAAAGGATGGAATGCCACATTCCATGAATATTCGGGTTTTTGGACAATCGCCGGATTCGTGCGTAATCTCCTATTCAACGGTTTTCACCCGATTTTCCCCTGGCTGTGCTTTTTCCTGATCGGCTTGTGGATCGGCCGCAAGCAATGGTTAAACAGGGAAAATCGGATGACGCTTCTGCTGTTCGGTGCAATCGGGACGACTGTATTCGAGACAATTTCCTATGCTCTAATCCGAGGGACGTCATCGATACTGGACAAGGAAGCGACTCATTACCTATTCGGGACTAAACCGATGCCGCCCGGCATGCTATATGTTTTGTCCAGCATATGTTCCGCCCTTTTCGTCATTGCTCTAAGTTTGTATATTGTGGACAAGTGGGAGAAGTCTAGTCTGACGAAGGCGATCATCCATACCGGTCAGCTCTCGTTATCCCATTATATCGGACATATCATCATCGGATTGGGCATTCTTGAAGCGGTCAACTACCTGGAGAATGGGCAAATATCATTTGCGCTCGCGTACAGCTGCTGTTTCTTTGTGTTGGCGATTATCTTCTCGCATATATGGAGAAAGTGGCTGAAGCGAGGGCCGGTTGAAACAATTATGCGTAAATATTGCTGA
- a CDS encoding TetR/AcrR family transcriptional regulator, whose protein sequence is MKTSTTSTTYEAILKTAYRLFAEHGFDKTSMAIIGKEIGISKPALYYHFKSKEAIIDVLFDEICKSITFVNFFSIEQYSKDNFEEKLIADGLSTIQSQTEDEYYSRIMHQYQALGYRNLKYMQKLIESLDGFTTGFHELLRHGVSIGAVKDGDTLAHAQMLTMIIDSMDNFMTYGFQCRYDKIWAKAVKSIVRGE, encoded by the coding sequence ATGAAAACATCAACGACGTCGACGACGTACGAAGCCATATTGAAGACGGCTTATCGCCTGTTTGCCGAGCATGGTTTTGACAAAACGAGCATGGCGATAATCGGCAAGGAGATCGGTATCTCAAAGCCCGCACTGTATTATCACTTTAAATCGAAGGAAGCGATCATCGATGTGCTTTTTGATGAAATTTGCAAAAGCATCACATTTGTCAACTTCTTCAGCATCGAGCAATATTCGAAGGACAATTTCGAGGAAAAGCTTATTGCAGACGGGCTAAGCACCATTCAAAGCCAGACGGAAGACGAGTATTATTCACGCATCATGCATCAATATCAAGCGCTGGGCTATCGGAATCTGAAGTATATGCAGAAGCTGATTGAAAGTTTGGACGGATTCACAACGGGATTCCACGAGCTGCTGCGGCACGGCGTTTCGATCGGGGCAGTCAAGGACGGGGATACGCTGGCTCATGCCCAAATGCTGACGATGATTATCGACAGCATGGATAATTTTATGACCTATGGCTTTCAATGTCGCTATGACAAAATTTGGGCTAAAGCGGTTAAATCTATCGTTAGGGGTGAATAG
- a CDS encoding SDR family oxidoreductase, translated as MLQDQRVVIIGGSSGIGLETAKQAIVLGAEVIIASRSEDKLQKAKEILGSKTTAYQLDTTDELQVQTFFEKVGHFDHLVVSAAETSGGLFLKTDSVQARKLFENKFWGQYYAAKYGAAQISPYGSITLFSGVVAYKAMIGSSALGAVNAAVSSLGQTLALELAPIRVNIVSPGIIDTPSRSKMPEDARNNFYATVADKLPVKRVGKAEDVAQSVLYLLQNGFVTGTVLHVEGGHIIS; from the coding sequence ATGTTACAAGATCAAAGAGTAGTGATTATCGGCGGCAGCTCCGGCATTGGTTTAGAAACAGCTAAACAAGCGATAGTACTTGGGGCAGAAGTGATAATAGCCAGCCGCTCTGAGGATAAATTGCAAAAAGCAAAAGAGATTCTGGGATCCAAAACTACAGCTTATCAACTGGATACAACTGATGAACTGCAAGTACAAACATTTTTCGAAAAAGTCGGTCATTTCGATCATCTGGTCGTCAGCGCCGCGGAAACATCGGGCGGGTTATTCCTCAAAACGGATTCTGTCCAAGCTCGGAAATTGTTCGAAAACAAATTCTGGGGCCAATACTATGCAGCTAAATACGGCGCAGCCCAAATTTCGCCGTACGGTTCGATCACTTTATTCTCTGGTGTTGTTGCTTACAAAGCAATGATTGGTTCATCGGCACTTGGCGCAGTCAATGCAGCCGTATCGAGTCTTGGCCAAACTCTCGCCTTGGAACTAGCTCCAATCCGCGTGAATATCGTTTCACCGGGCATTATTGATACGCCTTCACGCAGTAAAATGCCTGAAGATGCGCGCAATAATTTCTATGCAACAGTGGCAGACAAACTCCCTGTGAAACGAGTTGGAAAAGCAGAAGACGTCGCACAAAGCGTACTATACCTGCTCCAAAATGGTTTTGTGACTGGAACCGTTCTCCATGTGGAAGGTGGTCACATAATAAGTTAA
- a CDS encoding NAD(P)H-dependent oxidoreductase, translated as MKNILIINGHQKYGSAEGKLNQTLVDSMVSLFNEKNNVKTTSIQNGYNIEEEQQKFIWADIVIYQTPIYWFSVPGLLKTYMDEVYAYGLFFKGAQQYGSGGLLNGKMYMFSTTWNAPEKAFNDPTQFFKGDGLEGALSHLHRAQEFLGMQPVKSFACYDVIKNPKIDKFVSELEAHLREVISCYKIKE; from the coding sequence ATGAAAAATATACTTATCATAAATGGTCACCAAAAATATGGTTCGGCGGAGGGGAAGTTGAACCAAACGTTAGTAGATAGCATGGTGAGTCTATTCAACGAAAAGAACAACGTAAAAACAACAAGTATTCAAAATGGATATAACATCGAAGAAGAACAACAGAAGTTTATTTGGGCCGATATTGTCATTTACCAAACCCCCATCTATTGGTTTAGTGTTCCCGGGTTATTAAAAACATACATGGATGAAGTATATGCATACGGCTTATTTTTCAAAGGCGCTCAGCAATATGGGAGCGGCGGATTATTAAACGGAAAAATGTATATGTTTTCTACGACTTGGAATGCCCCGGAAAAAGCATTTAACGATCCAACACAGTTTTTTAAAGGGGATGGCTTAGAAGGAGCACTCAGTCATTTGCATCGTGCACAGGAATTTCTCGGCATGCAGCCTGTAAAGAGCTTTGCTTGCTACGATGTCATTAAAAATCCAAAGATCGATAAGTTTGTATCCGAACTCGAAGCACATCTTAGGGAGGTAATCTCATGTTACAAGATCAAAGAGTAG
- a CDS encoding winged helix-turn-helix transcriptional regulator — protein sequence MSGLEPIELTKGTPGEPCPIAKTLDVIGTKWTFLIIRDLLIEGTLRFSDLLKSMDGISPKTLSLRLKELEERGILERKVFPEVPPRVEYTLTEKGKRLEGIFIELKRFGLNL from the coding sequence ATGAGTGGTCTTGAACCGATCGAACTGACTAAAGGAACACCGGGTGAGCCTTGCCCCATTGCCAAAACGCTTGACGTGATAGGGACTAAATGGACTTTTTTAATTATTCGGGACCTGCTTATCGAAGGAACGCTGCGATTCAGCGACCTGCTGAAATCCATGGATGGGATTAGTCCAAAAACGCTCTCACTCAGACTTAAGGAATTGGAGGAACGCGGCATACTGGAAAGGAAGGTATTTCCGGAGGTTCCTCCGCGCGTGGAATATACGTTGACGGAAAAAGGAAAACGATTGGAAGGTATTTTTATTGAATTAAAGAGATTTGGGTTGAATTTATAA